Proteins encoded together in one Nitrosopumilus sp. window:
- a CDS encoding Ig-like domain-containing protein, translated as MVILFAIVVVIPSSQFAFAVPNPLSETYHVTSDESITNLTIESGGELIIDSGATLSITGILTIQNGGKLIVENNGTIIFNGTTINNGIINYGVIEQYGLIDYVNHLAALKVNQGSWIIFCGTIGNGPPPQGNPISFQCNDVIILPVTEITGVYDIKKELGDPNGKTIVIEKNLLISGTLINPYFIQNFAQITLKNGGSINLPSGILETICENSPIRGISGVGNIIPSKNYKKIQCDPPKANPDSVMTLEDTSVVVNVLVNDMPGNNPSIPRNDPTLSVKSFQAPKNGTLIKNIDNTFSYSPKLNYFGIDSFKYTISDGNGVTSTATVTITITPVSDDPPVAKNDSVTTPEDNSVTIDVLANDNDPDGDPITIISTTNGIHGVTSTNGLTVTYSPNPNYFGTDSFTYTISDNKSGTSTATVTITITPVNDAPVAKNDSDTVSEGGSTVTDLANNDSDVDDELDLTSINIITQPANGILTVNNDGTVGYAHDGSETVTDSYTYTINDLAGATSNTATVTITITPVNDAPVAKNDSDTVSEDSIDNAIDVLANDVDPDGDILSIVSVQSFDNGGLGIINDNGTPTITDDDFVSYTPNVGFSGTETFTYTISDGILSDTATVAITIVPANSPPIAVDDSVTTPEDTSVTIDVLANDIDPDGDPLSITDVTDGDHGTTTDGSTVTYSPNLNYNGPDFFTYTISDGIFSDTATVTITITPVNDAPVAKNDSDTVSEGGSTVTDLANNDSDVDDELDLTSINIITQPANGILTVNNDGTVGYAHDGSETVTDSYTYTINDLAGATSNTATVTITITPVNDAPVAKNDSDTVSEGGSTVTDLANNDSDVDDELDLTSINIITQPANGILTVNNDGTVGYAHDGSETVTDSYTYTINDLAGATSNTATVTITITPVNDAPVCTNASSSISTIWPPNHKMVTFDYSMDTTDAENDTITLSIFSIFQDEPTNGISNDDKSPDADLQNNKIRAESSGNGDGRVYVITILASDGHGGSCTGSFTIDVPHNIKSASVNSGAIYDSTK; from the coding sequence ATGGTAATATTATTTGCCATTGTAGTTGTTATCCCGTCATCTCAATTTGCTTTTGCAGTTCCAAATCCGTTATCTGAAACTTATCATGTAACATCTGATGAAAGTATCACTAATCTTACAATTGAAAGTGGAGGCGAATTGATCATTGATAGTGGAGCTACACTATCTATTACTGGTATACTTACAATTCAAAATGGTGGAAAATTAATTGTTGAAAATAATGGAACAATAATTTTTAATGGTACCACTATTAATAATGGTATAATAAATTATGGAGTGATAGAACAATATGGATTAATTGATTACGTTAATCATTTAGCTGCATTAAAAGTTAATCAGGGAAGCTGGATAATATTTTGTGGAACAATTGGTAATGGCCCACCTCCACAAGGAAACCCAATTTCCTTTCAATGTAATGATGTGATAATTTTACCAGTTACTGAAATCACTGGAGTATATGATATTAAAAAAGAATTAGGAGATCCAAATGGAAAAACTATTGTAATTGAGAAAAATCTTTTGATATCTGGAACTTTGATTAATCCTTATTTTATTCAAAACTTTGCTCAAATTACTCTCAAGAATGGTGGCTCAATTAATCTTCCAAGTGGAATATTGGAAACTATATGTGAAAACTCTCCAATAAGAGGAATTTCTGGTGTTGGCAATATTATTCCAAGTAAAAATTATAAAAAAATCCAATGTGATCCACCTAAAGCAAACCCTGATTCTGTAATGACACTTGAAGACACTTCTGTTGTTGTAAATGTACTAGTAAATGACATGCCAGGAAACAACCCTAGTATTCCTCGTAATGATCCAACATTATCTGTAAAATCGTTTCAGGCACCAAAAAATGGAACTCTAATCAAAAACATTGATAATACTTTTAGTTATTCCCCAAAACTAAACTATTTTGGAATTGATTCTTTCAAATATACTATTTCAGACGGTAATGGTGTTACTAGTACTGCAACTGTAACCATCACCATCACTCCAGTCAGTGATGATCCACCTGTAGCAAAAAATGATTCTGTAACAACACCTGAAGACAATTCTGTTACTATAGATGTACTAGCAAATGATAATGATCCTGATGGTGACCCTATAACCATTATATCTACTACTAATGGCATTCATGGAGTAACTTCAACTAATGGTCTTACTGTAACCTATTCCCCAAACCCAAACTATTTTGGAACTGATTCATTTACCTATACTATTTCAGATAATAAGAGTGGAACTAGTACTGCAACTGTAACCATCACCATCACTCCAGTCAATGATGCACCTGTAGCAAAAAATGACTCTGATACCGTATCTGAAGGTGGTTCCACTGTTACTGATTTAGCCAATAATGACTCTGATGTTGATGATGAATTAGATCTTACATCCATTAACATCATTACTCAACCAGCAAATGGAATTCTTACTGTAAATAATGACGGAACCGTAGGCTATGCTCATGATGGCTCAGAGACTGTAACTGACTCATACACCTACACAATTAATGATCTTGCTGGTGCAACAAGTAACACTGCAACTGTAACCATCACCATCACTCCAGTCAATGATGCACCTGTAGCAAAAAATGACTCTGATACCGTATCTGAAGATTCTATTGATAATGCAATTGATGTACTAGCAAATGATGTTGATCCTGATGGAGATATTCTTTCAATTGTTTCTGTTCAATCTTTTGATAATGGAGGCTTAGGAATAATTAATGATAATGGAACTCCAACTATCACAGATGATGACTTTGTTTCTTATACTCCAAATGTAGGATTTTCTGGAACTGAGACATTTACTTATACCATATCTGATGGAATCTTATCTGATACTGCAACTGTAGCTATAACTATAGTACCTGCTAATAGTCCACCTATCGCAGTAGATGACTCTGTCACTACACCTGAAGACACTTCTGTTACTATAGATGTACTAGCAAATGATATTGATCCTGATGGTGATCCTCTAAGCATAACAGATGTAACTGATGGTGATCATGGAACTACTACTGATGGTAGCACTGTAACTTATTCACCAAATCTCAATTACAATGGACCTGACTTTTTTACTTATACCATATCTGATGGAATTTTCTCAGACACTGCAACTGTAACCATCACCATCACTCCAGTCAATGATGCACCTGTAGCAAAAAATGACTCTGATACCGTATCTGAAGGTGGTTCCACTGTTACTGATTTAGCCAATAATGACTCTGATGTTGATGATGAATTAGATCTTACATCCATTAACATCATTACTCAACCAGCAAATGGAATTCTTACTGTAAATAATGACGGAACCGTAGGCTATGCTCATGATGGCTCAGAGACTGTAACTGACTCATACACCTACACAATTAATGATCTTGCTGGTGCAACAAGTAACACTGCAACTGTAACCATCACCATCACTCCAGTCAATGATGCACCTGTAGCAAAAAATGACTCTGATACCGTATCTGAAGGTGGTTCCACTGTTACTGATTTAGCCAATAATGACTCTGATGTTGATGATGAATTAGATCTTACATCCATTAACATCATTACTCAACCAGCAAATGGAATTCTTACTGTAAATAATGACGGAACCGTAGGCTATGCTCATGATGGCTCAGAGACTGTAACTGACTCATACACCTACACAATTAATGATCTTGCTGGTGCAACAAGTAACACTGCAACTGTAACCATCACCATCACTCCAGTCAATGATGCACCTGTATGTACAAATGCCTCTTCTTCAATCTCTACAATTTGGCCACCAAATCACAAGATGGTAACATTTGATTATTCAATGGATACTACAGATGCTGAAAATGATACAATTACTTTATCCATATTTAGTATATTCCAAGATGAACCAACAAATGGTATAAGTAATGATGACAAATCTCCAGATGCTGATCTGCAAAATAATAAGATAAGGGCTGAAAGTTCTGGTAATGGTGATGGCAGAGTTTATGTTATAACCATATTAGCATCAGATGGTCATGGTGGTTCTTGTACTGGTTCATTTACTATAGATGTTCCACATAATATCAAAAGTGCATCTGTAAATAGTGGAGCCATCTACGATTCTACAAAATAA